In the genome of Methylococcus sp. EFPC2, the window GCCTCATCGAAGAAGCCGCTGTCGGCGCGCAACAAGCCAACGACCTTCTCGCCCAGATGATGCAAGGTCGATTCGAGAAACTGCAGGACGTTGTTGGCACTGTGCGCATTGCCCGGCCGCAACCAGAAGTTGGCCACCATCCTCGCCTCGGCGACAAAGGCCAGCAAAGGGTGATGGCTTGCTCGGCCTCTCCGGCCTGGGCTGTAGCCGCGCGTGGCGCCCTCCTGCACACCGTTGCGGGTAATCACCGTGGAATCCACGTCCAGAGTCACCCGCTTCAGCTCCGTGATGTTGCCGAAGAACCAACGGTGCGCCTCAGCCTGGACCTGTTCGTTGGCGAGCATGTCGAAACGGCCAAACAGTCGCAGGATGGCCTTGTGGCCGGCTGCGTGCGGCCAACCGAACAATCGAGTCAGTGTACTGTCCATCCGCACCGTCTCGGCATGCGCGAACCGGCAAGCGCCACACCAGATCGAAACGATGAATTGCTCGATCAACTGCACTGGCGGATAACCCCGGTTGGATCCCGGTGCCGGTAAACCCCAGCCCGCCACAGCCTCTCGAAACCCCATGCCGTCGAGCATGCGTTTCAGCAGCGCCAATCCACCCCATGCCGTGACTTCCCGGTCGCTGAAACTCACCGAAAACCCGTCCCCTCTGAGTGTCGACTGTACCATCGATGCCACCTATGTCGTTGATCCCGCGAATCTTCCGCTAATGGTATCCATTAGAACCCACTCGGTTGCCCATCGCCTCCGAGGGTCTACAGCTTGCCTCGAAATCCCCCCAAAGGCCTAATGAACAATCTAGGTTCATGCGTCTTTGTGCTTGCTACCCACGGGCGACGCGTGACCAATGGACAAGAATTCGTTTCCGCAAAAGGACGTTTCCGGCCGGTTCGCCTCGACGGCCGTTTCCCGCTCCAAGGTGGCTTGGTTTGTAGAACGGGAGGACGGGACCCAGGCGCTTAGGGCGGGCGGGAAAATAACGGGCGCGGTTTGGATGTTCCGGAGGCTGGCAAAAAAGTCCGGCTCAGGCGGGAGTTCCTGAACCGGATACAGGGGGAGCGCCAACCGAGCGCGGAGAAATTGGAAGTCGTCAAGGCCGTTCACGGCTTGGCCTCATCGGCGGAGGCCAAAGGGACGGAGGAGGCAGGGCTGTAAAGCGCGTCAATACGTTCGCGGTAGACGGCAATCACGTGCGATACACCGGGATATTCGTCTAAAAGACGTTCGATACCGGAAAGCTCACCTTGAGCATAGGCACCGACCGCGCCGGCCTCGTCTGGCGTACGGCTCTTGCGATAAGCGGACTCGGCACCAGAAGCAATGCGTTCGCACGTTTCGCGTAACGTAGCGAGCGATAGGTGGTACATCGTCACAAAGCCCCCTTGCGGCCACGAATGGCGCGTGACGCGGCAATCGCAGATTCAGCGCGACGCTTGCGGGCATCCAGGCCATGCAAGACATGGCCTAGTTCGCCCACACACTTCGCGCAAGCCGCCACGACAGAGCCTGTCGAGCTGTACCAGCGATCACAGTAAGGGCACTGGATGCGGGCCTTCATAAGAAAACCTCCTGCTCCAGTGCCTGCTTGAAGAGCAACGCGACGTTAACGAGCTTGTGTTTGCCAACAACAACACACGGAATCTGGCCGCGGTCAGCCCAACCGTCGACGACACCCACACTGACACCTACCAATTGCGCAAATCGCTCACGGTGCATGTAAGGCACGTCCGGCGACACGTGAACCGGGGAAAGAACTTGGTTTTCATCCGGTTGCGTCATATGCTTTTCTCCATATCGTCACTTTGCGTTACATTGCTTTATTTGCTTGCAATATTAGCATCCAACATATGCAATTGCAATAATTGCAATCACAAAAGTTTCAGGCGTGAACATACAAGACAGGCTAATAACGCTTATAGAGCGGTCAGGAATGACCCCTACCGAGCTAGAAAAAACGACCGGTATTGACCGGATGAGATGGTCAAACGTGAAAAGGAAAAGCATCCGAGCCACAGGCGAACACCTAGAAGCAGCCGGAAAACTTTGGCCCGAATACGCCTACTGGTTAATTACAGGAAACGCGAGACCGGAACACGGAGACATAAGCCCCGAAATAGAGGACGCCAGAAAAAAACTTCACGAGGTTGGCTAGTCGCTCAAAAAGTCACCGAGCGATGGAAAAAGGACAGGGAAGATTAACTATGAGCAACAAGAACGGGACGACAAGAGGACATACGGAATGAAACTCGCCGTTCAGATCGCCTGCGGGATCGTCATTGCCGCCGTAACAATAGGCCTCAGCAACACCCTAACCAATCTAGGGACCTCATCTGCCTTTGATTGGTTACATACGAAAAACCAACAGAAAATCGAAGAAGAGAGACGAAAAACGATGATCGCGGCCGAGGAACAACGGCGGATCAACGAAAAAATTGCCAGGGAGCGAGCGGAAGAAAACGCACGAAAACAGGCCGAACTCGCCCGCTTGGCCCAGGAGAAGGAACAAGCATGGACCAAATACTTCATCCCCTCAGCCAGATGTAAACGAGCGAAGACGGAGAATGTCGCGTGGTCACGATTCATGGAATGCCACAACGAAGAGTCCCAGCAACGACGCGAGTTCGAAGCCGCCTATAAAGGCGATGCCAAAACCTTCGAGGAAACCGTCTTAAAGAGACGGATTCAACAAAGAAACCCAGCCAAAGATGAAGCAGCCGACCAATGTGAACATTGGAAGGAGCTATGGCAGACGACCGGAGCTACCGAGAGAACGGACATAGTTGCAGAGAATATGGGGGCGTCAGAATTTCTGTGTGTGAGGCGTGAGTAGACTTTTCCACGGTGACGGCTGCCGAAGGTCCGTTCAGACCGTAGGCAGAGGGCGCGGTGGCAAAGTCGGTGGTCATTTTATCCGCGAGCCGCTTCAAAGCGTTCAGCGTAGAGGATGGCGAATTGGTTCATGGCGTCCTTCCAATCCTTGGCCGCCCGTCCCCAGTCGGCCGTAATGTTGCGCAAGGCCAGCCAGATCAGCTTGCTGGCAGCATCGTCGCTCGGGAAATGGCCACGCGTCTTGAGGATCTTGCGCAGTCGGGCGTTGATGCTCTCGATGGCATTGGTCGTGTAGATCACCCGGCGGATGGCGGGCGGGAAGGCAAAGAAGGGAATCACCCGGTCCCAGGCCCGCCGCCAGGCGGCGACCACGGTCGGGAATTTCTCACCCCAGAGGCCTTGCTCGAACGCGTCGAGTTCGGCCAGCGCGGCTTCGGCGCTGGGCGCGGTGTAGATCGGCTTGATCGCTGCCGCCAGTGCCTTACGGTCCTTCCAACTCGCGTAGTCGAGGCTGTTGCGAATCAGATGCACGATACAGGTCTGCAGCGTGGTCGCTGGGAAAACGGCGGCCAAGGCCTCGGGCATGCCCTTCAGGCCGTCGGTGACGGCGATCAGGATGTCGACCACACCGCGCGTCTTGAGGTCATTGAAGACCTTCATCCAGAACTTGGCGCCCTCGGTGTTCTCGATCCACAACCCGAGGATGTCGCGCGTGCCGTCTGGCAGAACAGCCAAGGCCAGGTAGATCGCCTTGTTGCGGACCACCGCCTCCTCGCGAATCTTGACCCGCAGAGCATCGAAGAACACCACCGGATACATGGCTTCGAGCGGGCGTGACTGCCAGGCGGTGACCTCGGCCATCACCGCATCGGTGACTGAACTGATGAATTCCGGTGAAACCTCGGTGCCGTACTGCTCGGCCAGGAAGCCCTGAATCTCGCGCACCGTCATGCCCCGGGCGTACATGGCCACGATCTTGTCATCGAAACCGGTGAAGCGCCGCTCGTGCTTAGGGATAAGCAGGGGTTCGAAGCTGCCCTGACGGTCGCGCGGGATGTCGATCCGAAGCGGCCCGTCTTCGGTCAGCACCGTCTTGCCGGTCACCCCGTTGCGGTGATTGCCCACCTCGCCGGGCTTGTCGGCGCCGGGTGGGTAACCCAGGTGATGGCTGAGTTCGGCGCCCAGTGCACGTTCGATCAGCGCCTTCTTGAACGCCATCGAGGCGGCATTGATCGCCTCGGCGTCCATCGGGCCACTGACCATCTGGTCTATGAGTTCTTTCGGAATGCTGGGCAGCGCCGCTGCCGGTTTCTTCTTGCTCGTCTTGCTTGGCATACATGCTCCTTAACAACATGTTATGCCTCACACACAAAATTTCTGACAGGCTCGAGAACATCCGTAAATATTGCAGGTAACGAAATGATCACCGGTCTTCCCTTCCATGCCAGACCCGGACAATGACAACACGATTATCAGGCGCGTAACGATACCGAAGAACATAGCCACTACTGCCGAAACTCGTCACCAGTTCCCGTGTAAGCGGGTCCTGCCTGACGATCAAACCCACGTCCGGGAATTGCTCCAGGATACTGGCCGCGTGAATGATGGCATAACGGGCATCCATGGCAGCGCCAGGATTTTTACCTTCGAGGAAGTCTACAAGACGCTCAACATCCCGCACCGCTTCCTTCGTCCAGATCACTCGGGACATGCCTTCCGATTCCCTTTGTTCCAGTCGTCAAGCCAGTTCAACACGCGGTCACCTTCGATTCCGCCGTGTTCAATGCAGCCCTGAAAGCGCTTGTCGTCTTCAGCGTGTTCCAGTTCACGCAGCAAGTAGGCATCAATGGCACGTCTGACAACGGCATCAATAGACTGGTGAGTAAGCGAAGCAACATTAGAAAGTGCCGCTTGAGTCTTGTCGTCTATCGTCACTTCAAGAGTGCTCATATTCAGACCTGCAAAATTACAAAGAAGCTTTAACCTTCGCTCAGGTGTCGACCACGTGTCAACGGCATAGCACCGAAACCGCGCCTTAATGTGACGATCCATCCACACAATCCCTTGTTTTGCTGCACTTTTCGTCACTATGCGTCACCGCACACCGCACTTTTATGTGTAGAAGTTCAGACTAGATCTGACAGTACTCCTTGCCGAGAGGTGGGGTTACCCGTTTTGATAGAGGTGCGAATCTTCATCGAAACGGCGCGTAAGCGCAGGAGTAACCCCATGAGTAGTCTCAATCAGAATGTCATACGCCACAAGATCGGCTTGCTGAACCTGGCGACCGAGTTAGGCAATGTCGCCAAGGCCTGCAAGGTCATGGGTCTGTCGCGTGACACCTTCTATCGCTATCAGCATGCGATGGCGGAAGGGGGGCTTGAAGCATTGTTTGACGCCAACCGCCGCAAACCGAATCCGAAGAACCGGGTTGAAGAAGCGACGGAAACGGCGGTGATTGCCTATGCCACCGAGCAACCGGCCCATGGGCAAGTCAGGACCAGCAACGAGTTGCGCCAACGCGGCATCTTCGTTTCGCCCTCGGGCGTCCGCTCCATCTGGCTACGCAACGACCTGGCCTCGTTCAAGCGACGCCTGACCGCCTTGGAGAAACAGGTGGCAGAGCAAGGTATCGTGCTCACCGAAGCCCAGGTGGTGGCGCTGGAGAAGAAGCAGGACGACGATCTGGCGCAGGGCGAGATCGACACGGCGCATCCGGGCTACCTGGGTTCCCAGGACACCTTCTATGTCGGCACGCTCAAAGGCGTGGGCCGTATCTACCAGCAGACCTTCGTGGATACCTACAGCAAGGTGGCGATGGCCAAGCTCTATACGACCAAGACGCCGATCACCGCCGCCGACCTGCTCAATGACCGGGTACTGCCCTTCTTCGCCGAACACGGGATGGGCGTACTGCGCATCCTGACGGACCGGGGCACCGAATACTGCGGCAAGGCCGAAACGCACGACTATCAGCTCTATCTGGCGCTCAACGACATCGAGCACACCAAGACCCGGGCGCATCATCCACAGACCAATGGCATCTGCGAACGCTTCCACAAAACCCTGTTACAGGAGTTTTATCAGGTCGCTTTCCGCAAGAAGCTTTATCTATCCATGGACGAGCTGCAGGCCGACCTGGATGCCTGGATCGACCACTATAACCAGGAGAGAACCCATCAGGGTAAGATGTGCTGCGGACGCACACCCCTACAAACACTTCATGCTGGAAAGGAGGTGTGGGACCAAAAAGTCAGCCACTTGAATTTGAT includes:
- a CDS encoding IS1380 family transposase; this encodes MVQSTLRGDGFSVSFSDREVTAWGGLALLKRMLDGMGFREAVAGWGLPAPGSNRGYPPVQLIEQFIVSIWCGACRFAHAETVRMDSTLTRLFGWPHAAGHKAILRLFGRFDMLANEQVQAEAHRWFFGNITELKRVTLDVDSTVITRNGVQEGATRGYSPGRRGRASHHPLLAFVAEARMVANFWLRPGNAHSANNVLQFLESTLHHLGEKVVGLLRADSGFFDEAVFSKLEGKQIPYIIAARLTQPLQRTIYQATGWWALETGLELTELRYCAAGWSTPRRLIVVRQSIKRREAPGKNLSLFADDPDIQGWHYGAFVTTLELPMVEVWRTYRGRADCENRIKELKADFGVDAFNLQDFWATEAALGFAMLAYNLMSLFRQAVMRSRVQHTLSTLHGLVLAIGGSWHNDASQNRLMLSVPRRKRAWFSGLWANASGPPVIPTLVASG
- a CDS encoding DNA-binding protein, with amino-acid sequence MNIQDRLITLIERSGMTPTELEKTTGIDRMRWSNVKRKSIRATGEHLEAAGKLWPEYAYWLITGNARPEHGDISPEIEDARKKLHEVG
- a CDS encoding IS256 family transposase; the protein is MPSKTSKKKPAAALPSIPKELIDQMVSGPMDAEAINAASMAFKKALIERALGAELSHHLGYPPGADKPGEVGNHRNGVTGKTVLTEDGPLRIDIPRDRQGSFEPLLIPKHERRFTGFDDKIVAMYARGMTVREIQGFLAEQYGTEVSPEFISSVTDAVMAEVTAWQSRPLEAMYPVVFFDALRVKIREEAVVRNKAIYLALAVLPDGTRDILGLWIENTEGAKFWMKVFNDLKTRGVVDILIAVTDGLKGMPEALAAVFPATTLQTCIVHLIRNSLDYASWKDRKALAAAIKPIYTAPSAEAALAELDAFEQGLWGEKFPTVVAAWRRAWDRVIPFFAFPPAIRRVIYTTNAIESINARLRKILKTRGHFPSDDAASKLIWLALRNITADWGRAAKDWKDAMNQFAILYAERFEAARG
- a CDS encoding type II toxin-antitoxin system RelE/ParE family toxin, producing MSRVIWTKEAVRDVERLVDFLEGKNPGAAMDARYAIIHAASILEQFPDVGLIVRQDPLTRELVTSFGSSGYVLRYRYAPDNRVVIVRVWHGREDR
- a CDS encoding IS481 family transposase; translated protein: MSSLNQNVIRHKIGLLNLATELGNVAKACKVMGLSRDTFYRYQHAMAEGGLEALFDANRRKPNPKNRVEEATETAVIAYATEQPAHGQVRTSNELRQRGIFVSPSGVRSIWLRNDLASFKRRLTALEKQVAEQGIVLTEAQVVALEKKQDDDLAQGEIDTAHPGYLGSQDTFYVGTLKGVGRIYQQTFVDTYSKVAMAKLYTTKTPITAADLLNDRVLPFFAEHGMGVLRILTDRGTEYCGKAETHDYQLYLALNDIEHTKTRAHHPQTNGICERFHKTLLQEFYQVAFRKKLYLSMDELQADLDAWIDHYNQERTHQGKMCCGRTPLQTLHAGKEVWDQKVSHLNLI